A stretch of Amycolatopsis balhimycina FH 1894 DNA encodes these proteins:
- the ccrA gene encoding crotonyl-CoA carboxylase/reductase, translating to MTQLGEIQQAILNGESAAVGSLPVPESYRGVTVRADEVDMFEGLESRDKDPRKSLHVDEVPVPELGPGEALVAVMASAINYNTVWTSIFEPIPTFKFLKKYGKLSPLAKRHDLPYHVVGSDLAGVVLRTGVGVHNWKPGDEVVAHCLNVELESPDGHNDTMLDTEQRIWGFETNFGGLAEIALVKANQLMPKPDHLTWEEAASPGLVNSTAYRQLVSRNGADMKQGDVVLIWGASGGLGSYATQYALNGGAIPVCVVSSPEKAAICRKLGAELIIDRSAEDYKFWKSDTEQDPKEWQRFGAKIRELTGGEDPDIVFEHPGRETFGASVYAARKGGTIVTCASTSGYMHQYDNRYLWMNLKRIIGSHFANYRESWEANRLIAKGLIHPTLSKTYPLEETGQAALDVHRNAHQGKVGVLALAPQEGLGVRNEEKRAKHLDAINAFRGA from the coding sequence ATGACGCAGCTCGGCGAGATCCAGCAGGCCATCTTGAACGGCGAGTCCGCCGCGGTCGGCTCGTTGCCCGTGCCCGAGAGCTACCGCGGGGTGACCGTGCGCGCGGACGAGGTCGACATGTTCGAAGGCCTCGAGAGCCGGGACAAGGACCCCCGCAAGTCCCTGCACGTCGACGAGGTCCCCGTCCCGGAGCTGGGCCCCGGCGAGGCGCTGGTCGCCGTGATGGCGAGCGCCATCAACTACAACACCGTGTGGACGTCGATCTTCGAGCCGATCCCCACGTTCAAGTTCCTCAAGAAGTACGGGAAGCTCTCGCCGCTGGCCAAGCGGCACGACCTGCCCTACCACGTCGTCGGCTCCGACCTGGCCGGCGTCGTGCTGCGGACCGGCGTCGGCGTGCACAACTGGAAGCCGGGCGACGAGGTCGTCGCGCACTGCCTGAACGTCGAGCTCGAAAGCCCGGACGGGCACAACGACACGATGCTCGACACCGAGCAGCGGATCTGGGGCTTCGAGACGAACTTCGGCGGGCTCGCCGAGATCGCGCTGGTCAAGGCCAACCAGCTGATGCCGAAGCCGGACCACCTGACCTGGGAAGAGGCCGCCTCCCCCGGCCTGGTCAACTCGACCGCCTACCGCCAGCTCGTCTCGCGCAACGGCGCGGACATGAAGCAGGGTGACGTCGTCCTGATCTGGGGCGCCTCGGGCGGCCTCGGCTCCTACGCGACGCAGTACGCGCTGAACGGCGGCGCGATCCCGGTGTGCGTCGTGTCCAGCCCGGAGAAGGCGGCGATCTGCCGGAAGCTCGGCGCCGAGCTGATCATCGACCGCAGCGCCGAGGACTACAAGTTCTGGAAGAGCGACACCGAGCAGGACCCGAAGGAATGGCAGCGCTTCGGCGCGAAGATCCGCGAGCTGACCGGCGGCGAGGACCCGGACATCGTGTTCGAGCACCCGGGCCGGGAGACGTTCGGCGCGTCCGTCTACGCCGCGCGCAAGGGCGGCACGATCGTCACGTGCGCGTCGACCTCGGGATACATGCACCAGTACGACAACCGCTACCTGTGGATGAACCTGAAGCGGATCATCGGCTCCCACTTCGCGAACTACCGCGAGTCCTGGGAGGCGAACCGGCTGATCGCGAAGGGGCTGATCCACCCGACGCTCTCCAAGACCTACCCGCTCGAGGAGACCGGGCAGGCCGCGCTGGACGTGCACCGCAACGCCCACCAGGGCAAGGTCGGCGTGCTCGCGCTCGCCCCGCAAGAAGGCCTCGGCGTCCGCAACGAGGAGAAGCGCGCGAAGCACCTCGACGCGATCAACGCGTTCCGCGGCGCTTGA
- a CDS encoding SPW repeat domain-containing protein, with product MSEVSTRAWTRPHDWAEVVIGVVAALSPLWLSTDTTAMWTMVVLGALIALDGLVSLAMPGMVYGEGVQIALGVLLFIAPWVMSYTEFNGASWTSWIAGVLTVIAGAAAMPVANAAHRTAGQH from the coding sequence ATGAGTGAAGTCTCTACGCGCGCATGGACCCGGCCCCACGATTGGGCCGAGGTCGTCATCGGGGTGGTCGCCGCTCTTTCACCCCTTTGGCTGAGCACGGACACGACCGCGATGTGGACGATGGTCGTCCTGGGTGCCTTGATCGCTCTCGACGGCCTCGTCTCGCTGGCGATGCCGGGCATGGTCTACGGCGAAGGCGTCCAGATCGCGCTCGGCGTGCTGCTCTTCATCGCGCCGTGGGTGATGAGCTACACCGAGTTCAACGGCGCGTCCTGGACGTCCTGGATCGCCGGCGTGCTGACGGTCATCGCCGGCGCGGCGGCGATGCCGGTCGCGAACGCCGCCCACCGCACGGCAGGCCAGCACTGA
- a CDS encoding TetR/AcrR family transcriptional regulator, translating into MTEDSAKERILCAAEALFAESGFDATPTSRIAERAGVPKGLVHYYFRHKSDLLTALVERLPDERIEPAVVVVPGDLVGSLRRLVRELDHRFSRSLGLSHLLWREADTHHVVRDALHERFQVLVRQVRAVIVAATGGGLPPADVERASGLLARAVSHRHATARHSEDDLPAEFDGELTFIADALSAKAAPA; encoded by the coding sequence ATGACCGAGGATTCGGCGAAGGAGCGCATTCTCTGCGCCGCCGAGGCGCTCTTCGCCGAGTCCGGCTTCGACGCCACCCCGACCTCCCGCATCGCCGAGCGGGCCGGGGTGCCGAAGGGGCTGGTGCACTACTACTTCCGGCACAAGTCGGATCTGCTCACCGCGCTCGTCGAGCGGCTGCCCGACGAGCGCATCGAGCCGGCCGTGGTCGTCGTCCCCGGCGACCTCGTGGGCAGCCTGCGGCGGCTCGTCCGCGAACTCGACCACCGCTTCAGCCGGTCTCTCGGCCTCTCCCACCTCCTGTGGCGCGAGGCCGACACCCACCACGTCGTCCGCGACGCCCTCCACGAACGCTTCCAGGTCCTCGTCCGGCAGGTCCGCGCGGTGATCGTGGCGGCCACCGGCGGCGGGCTCCCGCCGGCCGACGTCGAGCGGGCGTCCGGCCTGCTGGCCCGCGCGGTCAGCCACCGCCACGCCACGGCCCGGCACTCGGAAGACGACCTGCCCGCCGAGTTCGACGGCGAGCTGACCTTCATCGCCGACGCGCTGTCCGCCAAGGCGGCACCCGCCTAG
- the mce gene encoding methylmalonyl-CoA epimerase, which produces MNDALRPFVTAIDHVGIAVPDLDAAIEFHRAHFGLEVAHEEVNEEQGVREAMLRAPGTAGTETQIQLLAPLREDSAIGKFLAKSGPGLQQLAYRVSDVDAAAAALREQGLRLLYEEAKRGTSNSRVNFVHPKDAGGVLVELVEPAKDGAPH; this is translated from the coding sequence ATGAATGACGCCCTGCGGCCGTTCGTGACGGCCATCGACCACGTCGGCATCGCGGTCCCGGACCTCGACGCGGCCATCGAGTTCCACCGCGCGCACTTCGGCCTCGAAGTCGCGCACGAGGAGGTGAACGAGGAGCAGGGGGTGCGGGAGGCGATGCTGCGCGCGCCCGGCACGGCGGGCACCGAGACGCAGATCCAGTTGCTGGCACCGTTGCGCGAAGACTCGGCGATCGGCAAGTTCCTGGCCAAGAGCGGCCCCGGGCTGCAGCAGCTGGCGTACCGCGTGTCCGATGTGGACGCCGCGGCGGCGGCCCTGCGCGAACAGGGCTTGCGCCTGCTGTACGAGGAGGCGAAACGGGGAACGTCGAACAGCCGGGTGAACTTCGTCCACCCGAAGGACGCCGGCGGCGTCCTGGTGGAGCTGGTGGAGCCGGCGAAGGACGGCGCCCCGCACTGA